The Synchiropus splendidus isolate RoL2022-P1 chromosome 5, RoL_Sspl_1.0, whole genome shotgun sequence DNA window AAACTGATCCTACATTCCGTGCCGTGCTCACGCAGAATGGAACTtagaatgaaacattttcaggttTATACAGAACAAGTTTTCTGAAAATACATCAACCATTACATTACCAAAGCCAGCAAAGCCCTTGCAGTTGTCCACCACCACGACAAGACCATGCACAGTCTTTGTGGTACAAGAGGACAGTCAATCACTAAATCGTGTAGGAGCGGTGAAAATGTCCGCAAATTAAGAAAGTCATGCAGAAAAAGAACCACGGGCCAACAAAAACTTGATCTGAACTCACAAATCAAAAATATGGGatattttgttgaaaaaatatACCATTGTATTTTCTCTCAGATGAACTTTTAGAAAGTTTTAAATCATTGAAACAATTATTTGACATATTAACAACATCATTTGAAACAATTACCACTACAGGATTGTGATGGGTCTCCAGCCTATCCTGCATTGATCGGTTGAGAAAAAGGTGCAACCCTGGAATGGGGGCAGATCTAGCCACACATACAGAGAATTTAGTTACCAATAAACACTTGTATTATTTTTGAGTTATACGAGGAAGGACCCGAGTGCTTGAAGGAAGCTCATGAGCTTGACCCATTCAAATCCAACCAAGCAGTCCGCACAACAGCAATAATGAGAAGTACATTGGCCTTGTGACCCTCTCTGTCTGTAAGCAAACTAAGCTCAAAAGTTAAGACGCAATTTTAAATAAGCTTTCAGGAAACATATTGCCTCCTGGATCCTGGTTCCAGAACTCAATCGCGACCACCTCTCACAATAaggtcatttgaatttgactatAGATGATAGTAGTGGTATTTCAGATGACAAAAGGCAGCAAATTGCACAAAATCAATGTAAGTCAATAATATTAGCTGAAAATCCCAATAATGCTCCAAACTCAGTGATTTTTCTTGCAGTAAGACAAAATGTTTCGTTTAATGTTTTGCTGGGCTTAGACATTAAAATCTTTATCATCAGAATAAAACGACTATAAGCATGTTTCAGGTTACATATGCTAATATTGTAATTGTAAAATGCACAAACGCACCACTGATGGAGGATGAGTAGAATTGGAATGTGTTCTAAGAATTCATGAGGAACCCTTGCTGACTGTTTATTTAATCGGAAAATGTCTCGTCTCATCAAGATCACTCAGTTGAGAGCGGGCTCATGCCATCATTACCAGACATGGCATTATCCATACAGTACAGTCTGGAAACACTTATCAAAGTTCATGATTCCATATCAGATAATTGTGCATTGATCATTTCTTGGGGAAATGAGTTAGATAAGATAGCACCATTCAGCGGGTGTTAAGAGCTCTGATCCAAATATCTGCGATCGCTGCATGCACAGTAAGTGATAAGGTTGAAGCCAGTCAGCGATGGCATTTGCGAAAGCCTCAACACTATCGCATGGCTTGATCTGTTGGTCTGCTGACTGGAGGCCATGTCTGCAGCTTCGAGAACTCTGCTGTCGGGACATAATAAAGTAGTATATTTTGCTCTTTGATCTTTTGACATCATTTACAGCTGAATTTTATTATTGGGGTATACTACCTTGGTGGAACATCGCAAAActttttgaaagaaaaatatatttcaataacaAGACCGCCAACATGCTTTTCAAAATGATACCCTTCGAAATGTACTTTTGGTCTAAGTTTCCTGCAATAAAGTTTTGCAGCCAAACAATTGCACttactatttttttgtttcataccTGCAGCATCGCAACAACTGTAGCTGTACACAGCCACTGGCGAATGGCAGATCAGATTCTCATCATGGTGCCACCCGACAGCCATTTTCCCCATGCCGTAGTACGGCTCTTCTTTGAGCTGGCTGACAGCTGCTGGGTCCATGTAGTTGAGCAAGGTGACATTGAACTTGGTTGGAACGGAGCACACCTGCAGTGGACTGGGCTTGGTAGAAACTTGCTCGCTTGACAATGTCTTTGTGTCTTCAATATGATAATCAGACAAGCTGTGCTTAAGATGGTCCACAGGTCTCTCCAAAGACCCCGGCGCCACAGGTTCAGCCTGTGGTTCACACTGTgctgactgtttttcttcacgGTTTCCCTCACTTGCCGCTACATTTGCTTCGGTCAGCGTACTTTGAGAGGATTCTCCTtcctcactgctgtgttttgacCCACTCTCCCATTCTTGTTTTGATCCACAACCGCCTTCCTCACTGTGTTTTGACTCAACATCCCACTCCTCACTGTGCTTCGACTCTGTGTCCCCCTCCTCGCTGTTCTTGGATCCAGAGTCCTCTCCGTCGCTGTTCTTAGAGTCTTCACTGTCTTTAGACTCTGTATCGCTCTGCTTGGTCTCCCCTAACTTGGGGAACTGTGTAAGCTTCTCCCCCTCTTTCAGCTGGTTGACATCGGTGCAGAAAAATGTATTCAGCTCCCATAATGCCTTGCACGCAACCCTTAAGTCAAGGTCACAGCAGTTTTGGCCTTTCACTTCAGTGTCCTCACTGTGCCAGGGTATGGCAAAGAGTCTTGTGTCCAGATAGCGATAGGTGTGGCCCGGCTCACCCAGCAGAAGCCGCGACACGGCAGTGAAAACATCGCGGTCACGTATGCGAACCAAATCTCGCAAGAGGCAGCCCCTCCGTCTTAATGTAAGAAAGGCAGCCTGCACTTTGCCATGGAGCTCAGATGGCAAGGAACTGGACCTTCTCAATGCAAGACCACTGTAGCTGGTGTCCCACTAGAAAACACAAGACATTggttcagaacaccaaacaggTTTTTATTGCTGACAACAAAATTGGGTCAACCTACCAGCTCTTGAAAGCCATGATCTGTCGGACCCAGAAATGGAATCTTTTGGTCTCCCaactcctgcagcagcttccGCCTCTGTCAAGAGAGAAAATGAATTAGTCGCCAAATGCATTCCCCTTTCGACAACAAGGAGATCAAGAGGGTACTACAATGTAATGGCCGCCAAGATGTACTCTTATTCATTTAGGTTGAAACAATCATCCCCTCAGTTCATGGATCTCACTCGTGCTTTTGGATTAGAGCAGCAACCATTTTGTCACTGTGTACCAGACCGCTACACTTTTTCCATGTCAGTACAATTGGATGCCCTTTATGTCCACCACTTGTCCTTTCATTGAAAAACGAATTAAAAGAAATCTGCTAAATTTTTGTTATTATCTCAAGCAGCAAATAAGAAGCTGGGATTGTCCAGACACCAAGAAACTCATGGCCAATGGTgtgaagatagatagatagatagatagatagatagatagatagatagatagatagatagatagatagatagatagatagatagatagatagatagatagatagatagatagatagatagatagatagatagatagatagatagatagatggatggatggatggatggatggatcagtTCCACAGAAGCCTTATAATTTTATGATTTTGTGAAGAGTGCCAAGGGATAGGCAGCTGAAATTCCAGAccatacttaaaaaaataaaataccacCCTACTGCAAGATTAAATTGCCACATTCCAGGGTAACCCATAAACTCACAAGGAGCTGAAATAAAATTCACAACTGTTTCTCTTTTGAGCAGACTCTTCCACTCACTCCCATATGTGTGAAGCATGTAGATAATCCTGTTTTATCTGTGAGCATGCGGCTTCATATTCCTCGTAAATGATGCACAGGTGCAGGTTATGGAGGTCACACAGCTTCTGGTGACGTCTGAGGAGTGCATGAGAGAAAGTGGCAGCATATTTTAAGGTCTTAAAAGCTTTGAGTGAAGAGTGTGAGCGTAAATGACCAGGCAGATGACACAGCCTTTCCATTTATATTCACTTTACAATGAGTCTGGCATCTGGGAGGTGTAGCTAAGGGTTAAGTGTTTCAGATTTTAAGTTGCACAGCCATTTTATTTGAATGCAGGTCGGTAACAAAGGAATACAGGTTTGCCATAATTGTcagtgaaaatgcttttttgctGTTCTTAAATTGCCTTACAATAAGTGGATGACAGTGTAAGAGAATGCTTCCACGCTTTCCACCCAGCCTTCACTCTCTTATTCACCTCTCTTGATCTcagactattttttaaaatgtcataacTGCACGGTATCGGACGGAAACCATATTGGACTTTATAGAGATACCATATAGAGATATATTTGACCGCCATCCTGTTTCTCATATTGGAGACATTATGGAGTGATTTCAACACATTGCTTACTGACTGTTTTCCTACAGTCTTCATGGCCAAAACAGATTTCCTGTCTTGAGGAGATCGACAAGGCAGCACATAtttggttatttattcattcttttttttcttaacaaaCACTACAAGAATGTGGGTTATAGTTATAGTAGTGTTTCCTGAAGATGAGCATGTGTGCCTATTATTTCGATCAAATCTTTGGAACTATGCTTAAGGAAGTTCTACTTTACAGAGCGAGTCTCTGCTGAAGCGAGGTAGGGGTAGCAGGCGTGATGCCTCACTCTCAATTGCACACCAACCAGGGCTGTCACACATATGTCAAATACATCAAGCACCAAAGAAATTCCTCCAAAAAAACGCGCCGAGTAACCACAGATGGACTCTCACTGTATCAGACCACTGTGTCTCTTTTCTTGTCTGCACCTGAGGAGAACCACAtgagggaagaagaaaaaaaagagtctgcATTTACACTCAAAGCCAGGGAATGAGATTACCAATCCCATAATAACACGGATGCTTCATGGTAGCCACGCCGGCCGTCTGCGCTGAGTGATATatctgatgtttttttaatctctctCTTCCTTGATGGGATTATCCTCTCGACCGGACTGTTTATCACAGAAAAACATATTAGGTAGAATAGAACTCAATTGGTTTGCTTTGATCCTGGCCTATAAGAGATATCAAATTGTGTACcgtatatttattaatttcatttattgccATCTGTGACACATCAATGGACAGTTTCTTCAAAGCTCTCCTTTCAGAGTGGATTAATGTCCTAGCATCAGTAGCTTAGAATAGCCAGATAACTTCACCACAGTAGGGATAAAAACACTTCCAGCCCGAGTGATGTCTGTGTCCACTGGAATGTGCTGTGAGGCAAGTGAATATCCACCGGCTTGTGTTGGTTAAACTGTTGAAAATTATTGACAGCATGTACAGgggctaaaaaaagaaaaactcatctTGTTTTGTAGCTAAAACATTATTATACTACAGACCACCAAAAAAATAGTATCATGGAATATCAACCTTTGGTTTGCCCTTTTACTTTCGTCATCTGGTCAAAACTTGAAGTATCAGAAGTTTCACTCATCAAAAACCTCAAATACTTTCGACAGAGCTGATTGTACTTGAAGAAAAGAGCGATCCACTCCAGGAGACAAATTAAACCACCGGCAGTGTTATCAATGGCTAAGCTCtgtgaaagaataaaaaactttatgttttttatatttgaaattTTAGTAATGATTCCAAACCAATAATGATTACATAGTTCTTTCTTGACAAAACTGTCTTTAATGGTGACAAAAAGTGCAACTATGTTGAGTCTGAACCAGTAAAAGCAGGAGGGATAAACTCATTGAGAATTCAAGTTCAGACAGCATGAATCCAATCCACAGATTCTTCACCTTCTATCACGAAAGCATTCGTCCAGTTGCCTGTTGAGAACCACCGACTTCGGGAGCTTCTGCAAATAGCACCGTGGCATCCGTTCGAGGCTGACATGATGAGCAATGACTGTGTAAAGCTCCCCTGTGTTTGGACGCTAAACCATTCGTGCTTGTGTGATACCTATTTCAGAAATGGCCCGCTTTTGCCACAGTGATGGTGAAGCAACACTTTTGACATGCTGGCTGTAAAAAGTCGAAATGAAACAGACAGAATATCTCTGGGCATCAAAGAAGCTTCCGTCCCAGCCTGTTTGACACAAGGTTGTAGAATGTCACGAGGCCCTGTGAAGTGACTCAATGTACTGGGAAGGACAATAAACCCATGGAACATTTCTTTCTAAACATGACTGGCAAGACGGGCACATAAATTCAGTTAACAATTGCCTGAGATTGGCTTCAAAAGATTTTCTATAGTTCATCTATAActtaaaaacgcattttttttttattttcacataatAATGGGACTCAGGAAAATGACACAAAAGCTGTTCAAGGAGTTCTGGATATTTTcagtaaacaaacatgtttaGTGGCAACGTGAGGTCTAACTTTGGCAACCGGGTATAAATGACTGACAGGAATGTGTCGGAGTTGACCTGTGTGCTGAGTGCTTGGCAATGTTTAACACTTTGGCCTACCTGAGGCTGCCATGTGAATATGAATGAGAGTTCTGAGATTCACTGAATGGAAAAGATGACCTGTCCCCTGAAGTTCTGagtgaactgcaaaacatgtttatttttagtatAGCATTACATGCATCACTACTGAACATATAGCACCATTGCTGCAGCGAGTACTatcaaaatacaatacaattggAAGCTAGAATGGTTGTTGACTATACTTTGGGAGCAGAGGCTATGAGTGGGTATGTACAGTAGTGTGAATCCATTCATTCAGAACTTATAAGCAGCAGCATAGGAAGTAGGCTGCATCCAAAATAATGAATTATGAATAGATGTACAAGTTACATTACGTTTCAAATTAATGAACTGAAAGTGAAGCATATATTTACAGGCATGGTTTCCACCGGAGATAAATGGAAACAGGCCGAGAGCCTATTAATTGTTGTCAGAATGCAAAGGCAGCAttgataatttcacctcccgACAGGTCGATGGGGGACAAGATCATTAATACTGGAACATTTTCATCCATCTACATGGACAAGAGGACAGGCATTTAGGCCTGGCGCTGGGTAGCTCTTCCACGCCACGTTCATAACAGTGATCTGAGCACATTACAGGAGCTGTGGGGGGACGACTATCAGTTATGAATtatctctctcactcacattGAGTGGCACAAACATACATTTTCAATCACTGCATTCTACAGACAGGTAGGAAAAAATGTCACTGATGCTTGATCAGTTACATGAATAGATGTGTCAGTGGAATTCAATCTCTATTGTTAAAATTGTGTACAGTATATCGTACAGTACACCGTCTTTGATACAGCTCTTTAAGCATAGAAAACCTACAAAATTGCTATGAGGTGAAAGACAACGTTTTCTTTGGCACTTATATAGTATACAGATCAATCAAGAAGTATTTAAAAAGCACAAGAGCTGTGCACATGGTCGCTCAGTTAAAGTGCTTCTGCCTGTGTCAGAGATGTCAACATGCATTTCACACTTATCTGCACCTCAAAGGGGAAATACCATGTAGCATGTGACCTTtagcaggtggcagagttggAGAAATGGAGATGGACAGCAGGAAAAGATGGTTAGAGGATGAGTTAAACCTTTTTATTCATGTGGAAATGATCTAAAACTTCAGTTCCCATCCAACAATTGGTTAAACAGATGATAATTGTCCCTATAACTTAATGTTGTTCAAAGGTCCCGCAGCATAGGAGTCCGCACAGGCTCCAAACTAGAGGTGTTGTTGTCAATGACGCCATTTCCGTGAACCTTTATCATCCCGGATATGCCAGGCCATTAGCAATTTTGCCTTAATTGTTAGTTTGCAGGCCAGGCCATAATGTTTCCATTAAGACCATGTCGATCGAAAAGAGCGTTTTAGTTTTCACCTTCAAATTACACCACACTTTCATGAGGTCAGCTGTTTTCCATGCGGAATGGCCAGTTTTAATGCAGACACAGTCCCTTGGTATTCAGGAAAGGTCCAGTTCAGCAAAGGGGAAAGAGTGAGAAAATGGCTAAGGGCGAAAAATGGAGGCAAGAGATCGGAAGAGAGAGTGGTTAGCTCTGATTGAAAGACTGCGATTAGCAGTGTTCTCCCGGAGAGCCACCGAGTTGTTCTAACAAGGTTGTCACATCTTGAGGTGCAGTCAAGGAGAAGTCAGTGCTTTAGAAAGCATCCTCGATTTCTCCCAtttccctcccctccctcatTTGCTCTTACCACCCAACCACACTTTCCAGcccctccaaaaaaaatcaatatggcTTTGCAAAGTGCAGTTTGGTCCATGGGGGAGGGACGACTGACTGTAGAGGAAAAGCAGGCCTAACTGCATAGACAACAGACGTCCTCTTGACCTGTACGCAAAGGCATCGCCAAGGACGGGTCTGAAGACCAAAGGACTAAAACACCGAGATTGTACTTTCTCTCTGCATCTCACCTTCGCTCATtgttcctccctctctctgatTTCTGGGCATGGTGCTCTCAATGGGGAGGAAGAGATCAATAACCAGGTGGAGCGTAAAAAATCCCCTGCTCATCGCTCTGACGTGATTCTTC harbors:
- the fto gene encoding alpha-ketoglutarate-dependent dioxygenase FTO; the encoded protein is MKRSGDSEREKRRKRRKLLQELGDQKIPFLGPTDHGFQELWDTSYSGLALRRSSSLPSELHGKVQAAFLTLRRRGCLLRDLVRIRDRDVFTAVSRLLLGEPGHTYRYLDTRLFAIPWHSEDTEVKGQNCCDLDLRVACKALWELNTFFCTDVNQLKEGEKLTQFPKLGETKQSDTESKDSEDSKNSDGEDSGSKNSEEGDTESKHSEEWDVESKHSEEGGCGSKQEWESGSKHSSEEGESSQSTLTEANVAASEGNREEKQSAQCEPQAEPVAPGSLERPVDHLKHSLSDYHIEDTKTLSSEQVSTKPSPLQVCSVPTKFNVTLLNYMDPAAVSQLKEEPYYGMGKMAVGWHHDENLICHSPVAVYSYSCCDAADEKAEGGSGEKTCWRIGLKVAWDIHTPGLMLPLESGDCYYMRENLNATHQHCVLAGDAARFSSTHRVAECSSGTLTYIRSRCQDALSNLHVDPETGSHSLLALRPSMLQHCEEIHNEVEFEWLRQYWFQGQRYTRFCSWWTGPMEQLEKDWKLMETMTMLFLATVEEEGQAEEGRREMAEILLAALTERQQQRQTWRDSGPLEKERGL